A window of Thermodesulfobacteriota bacterium genomic DNA:
TTTTTGGCCGGTGCCGCGGCCGGTGCTATCGACGCCGCCTGCCTGGCGGTGGCCGGGCCGGTGACCGGCGGCCGGGCCCAGGTCACCAACCTGGGCTGGCAGGTGGATGCCGGGGAGCTGGCCGCTCGCTTCCGGATCGGCCGCGTCAGCCTGCTCAATGATTTTGCCGCGGTCGGCTATGGCATCGAGACCCTGGGGCCGGACGAGCTGGCGGTGCTGCAGGCCGGCACGGCGGAGGCCCTGGCCCCCCGGGGGGTGATCGGCGCCGGCACCGGCCTGGGGATGGGGCTTGTGGTCTGGACCGGGGACCGTCACCTGGTCCTGGCCTCGGAAGGCGGGCACGTGGACTTCGCGCCGGTGGACAACGAGCAGGTCCAGCTGC
This region includes:
- a CDS encoding glucokinase translates to MRILAADIGGTKTVLQLAEVESGAVRPGHRQLVASQRFPDVAALLEAFLAGAAAGAIDAACLAVAGPVTGGRAQVTNLGWQVDAGELAARFRIGRVSLLNDFAAVGYGIETLGPDELAVLQAGTAEALAPRGVIGAGTGLGMGLVVWTGDRHLVLASEGGHVDFAPVDNEQVQLLRFLWRRQERVSCERLLSGAGLVQIFEFACERAGAQPVPALAEAVAPGAPAEAL